The stretch of DNA CGTACGCCACCGCAGTGACGAGGGGCGCGAGCACAGCTATCGCGAGGGCGCGCGGGTCGCCGCGCCGTGCCCGCCACCAGGCGACGATGAAGAGCACGCCGAAGAGCAGCAGGCCGAGCTCCGTCCACACCTCGGCGAGGTGCTGGAACCAGGTAGGGGTGTCGTGGGCGAAGTCGGTGACATCGCGATAGAGATCGTCGTCCATGGTGTCCATGATTACGGACGGTACGGAGTGGGTCCGAATCGTCACACCCGGCGATCGACCCGTCACACCCCCTGACGAAAGACAGGGGTACGGGCGTGTACGGAGACAGGGGTACGGGCTGTACGGAAAGCGGAGCCAGTCGTTCCGTGATGATGATCCGCAAACTTTGTGACTCTGGGCGGCGGGTGGGGCAGGACAACGCGCGGATGTCTCGTAAGGTTTGGGCCGTGGGATCTCTGCGCAATCCGGTCGGGCCGCTTCCCTCCACCATCTACTGGCGTCGGAGGGCCGTTCTGCTGTCCTTGATCGGGCTGATGGCGCTCCTGGTCGTGTGGGTGCTCACCATGGGCGGTGGGGGCAAGAACGACGGCGCCGACGGTCCTTCGGGCTCCGGCCCCGCCACATCCATCACTCCCGGACCTTCCGGCTCCGGGCCCGCCATCAGTGAACACCCGGGCGGGCGCGACGAGTCGGGCGACGAGGGCGACGGCGACTCCGGCTCCGGTGGCTCCGGCGGCGGCTCCGGCGATTCCGAGGGGTCCGACGGCTCGGGCGACTCCGGCGGCGGTGACGGCAGCGGCTCGGACGACGACGCCAAGGGCGGCGGCGGTTCGGGCGGACAGCTGCCCGCGGGGTCGAGCCTGCCCAACTGTGTGAGCGGCGACGTGAAGTTGAAGCTGCGGAGCGTCCACAACAGGTACGAGATCGGTGAGAAGCCGAAGTTCGAACTCGTCGCCCAGAACAGCGCTGGCAAGGCCTGCAAGGTGGATCTCGGCGGCAAGAAGACGGTGCTGACGATCACTCAGGCCGAGAGCGACAAGGAGATCTGGTCCTCGGCGGACTGCCCCGCCGGTGGTGGGAGCCTGTTGCTGCGGGTGCCGGGTGAGGGGCGCGTCACGCACACCGTGGAGTGGGACCGCCGGGGGAGCGAGCCGCGGTGTGCGACGCCTTCGGCGGGGAGTGCGGCGCCGGGCACGTATCTCGTCGAGGCCAAGTCGCCTGGGCTGGGGTCAGTGAAGACCTCGTTCGTACTTGAGGACGGCTGACCGCCGAGTGATGGACGGGTGGGCGGGAAACCAACCACCCACTCACCCGCACCCACTCACCCGCACCCGCTGGACGCACCGCTTAGAAGCACCGCTTAGACGTACCGCTCCAGAATCGACGACTCGGCAAGCCGCGAGAGCCCCTCGCGAACGCTCCGGGCCCGCGCCTCCCCCACCCCGTCCACCGTCTGCAAATCATCGACGCTCGCAGCGAGCAGCTTCTGCAGCCCCCCGAAGTGCTCAACAAGCCGGTCGATGATCGCGCCGGGCAGCCGCGGCACCTTGGCGAGCAGCCGGAAGCCCCGCGGCGACACCGCGGAGTCCAACGCCTCCGGAGAGCCCGTGTAACCCAACGCCCGCGCCACGGTAGGCAGTTCGAGCAGCTCCGCATGGCTCAGCGCGTCCAGCTCGAAGAGCGCCTCCTCGACCGTGCGCGAGCGCTTGGCCGTCGGCTCGGGGACGTAGTCCCTGACGACCAGTTCACGCTCGGGCTCGACGCCCGCGATCAACTCGTCCAGCTGGAGGGCGAGAAGACGACCGTCCGTGCCCAGCTCCACCACGTACTCTGCGATCTCCGTGGCGATGCGGCGCACCATCTCAAGGCGCTGCGCGACCGCCGTGACATCGCGGACCGTCACCAAGTCCTCGATCTCCAGGGCGGACAGGGTGCCCGCCACCTCGTCGAGGCGCAGCTTGTACCGCTCCAGGGTCGCGAGGGCCTGGTTCGCGCGGGACAGGATCGCCGCCGAGTCCTCGAGGACCTTGCGCTGTCCGTCCACGTAGAGCGCGATGAGGCGCATGGACTGGGAGACGGAGACGATGGGGTAACCCACCTGCTTGGACACGCGGTCCGCGGTGCGGTGCCGGGTGCCCGTCTCCTCGGTGGGGATCGTCGGGTCGGGGACGAGCTGCACGCCCGCCCGCAGGATCTTGGTGATGTCCTTGTCGACGACGATGCCGCCGTCGAGCTTGCACAGCTCGCGCAGGCGCGTCGCCGTGAACTCGACGTCCAGGATGAAGCCACCCGTGCACATCGACTCGACGGTCTTGTCCCAGCCGAGGACGATGAGCCCTCCGGTGTTGCCGCGGAGGATGCGCTCGAGTCCGTCGCGCAGGCCCGTGCCGGGCGCGACCGCGCTCAGGGAGGCGCGCATCAGCCCTTCGGCACCGGAGCTTCCGCCGGGCTTGCCGGGAGCTGACGCCCGGTCGTTGGCTGCCACTGCACTCCTCGGGTCGCGGGTTGTCCAAGCCCCGGTCCGTACGACTGCTTCGTACGGATGGGCGAGACCAGGGCAAAGTCTACCGGCGCTCTTCGTCCTCCCGTGGGGCCTCTCTGCGACGCGACCTCGGAAGGACACGCAGCGCGTCCCCCATGTCGGCGACTTCGGTGACCTTCATACCGGGCGGGACCTTGCCCGGGTCGGCGGGAACGAGGGCGTGCGTGAAGCCGAGACGGTGCGCTTCGGCCAGCCTGCGCTGGACTCCCGTGACCCGTCTGACCTCGCCCGCGAGGCCTACTTCGCCGATCGCGACGAGATTTTTCGGCAGCGGGGTGTCGCTCGCCGCGCTGGCCAGGGCGAGGGCGATCGCGAGGTCCGCGGCCGGCTCGGAGAGCTTCACGCCGCCGACCGTCGCGCTGTAGATGTCGCGCTTGCCGAGCGCGGTGATGCGGCCCCGCTGCTCCAGGACGGCCAGCATCATCGAGACGCGGGAGGTTTCGAGTCCGGACGTGGTGCGCCGGGGGGAGGGGATCTGGGAGTCGACGGTGAGCGCCTGGACCTCGGCCACCAGGGGGCGGCGACCTTCGAGCGTGACCGTCAGACAGGTGCCGGGGACGGCCTCCGTGCGGCGGGTGAGGAAGAGGCCGCTGGGGTCGGTGAGGCCGGTGATGCCCTCGTCATGCAGTTCGAAGCAGCCGACCTCGTCCGTCGTCCCGTACCGGTTCTTGACGCCACGGACGAGGCGCAGGCGCGCGTGCCGGTCGCCCTCGAAGGACAGGACGACGTCCACGAGGTGTTCCAGGAGGCGGGGACCCGCGATCGCGCCGTCCTTGGTGACGTGGCCGACCAGGAGCGTGGACATGCCGCGCTCCTTGGACGCGCGGATCAGGGCGCCCGCCACCTCGCGGACCTGGGCCATGCCGCCGGGCGCACCGTCGATCTCCGGGGACGCGATCGTCTGGACCGAGTCGAGGATCAGGAGGGACGGCTTCACCGCGTCCAAGTGGCCGAGAACGGCGGCGAGATCGGTCTCCGCCGCCAGATAGAGGTGGTCGTGGATCGCCTTGATGCGGTCGGCGCGCAGCCGGACCTGGCTCGCCGACTCCTCACCGGTGACATAGAGCGTGCGGTGCTCCTCGCTCGCCGACTTCGCCGCGACGTCCAGGAGCAGCGTCGACTTGCCGACGCCCGGCTCGCCCGCGAGGAGCGCCACGGCGCCGGGGACGAGGCCGCCGCCCAGGACGCGGTCGAACTCGGCGACTCCGGTGGAGCGTGCGGTGGCCTGGCGGCCGTCGACCTCGCCGATGGGCAGGGCGGACGAGGTGACGCGGCCGGGGGCGGTGGTGCGGACGGCGGGCGCGCCATACTCCTCGACCGTCCCCCAGGCCTGGCATTCGGGGCAGCGGCCGAGCCACTTGGCCGTCTGCCAGCCGCACTCGGTGCAGCGATAGGACGGGCGTTGCTTCCCGGTGTTGCCGGTCTTCGTACGGGTGGCCATGAACCGAACCGTAGCGGGCGGCACTGACAGTGGCGCACGCGAGCCGTTCCCGCCCCTGGCGCACCGTGGGCCGCGGTCACGGAATCATGGGTTCCTGTCCCCTTTTGAGGGATCTGTTCACCCGTAAGGATTAAATGTGCTCAAGGGGGAGGAGGGACCCGGCATCATCCGCCTAACTTCGCACGGGTGATGAGCAGCAGGCCGGAAACCCCCACCCAAGCAACCGGCGCACACCGGGCGCATAGTGACGCGCGCCAGCGCGTTGTGCCCCGCTCGGTGCCGCAGGCGCCCCCCGCACGCTATGAGCCCTGTCTGGACGGCCTGTTCACGTACTGCCTGTCCGTGCTCTGCGATCACGACGCCGCGACCGCCGCCCTGGGTGACGTCCTCGCCATCGCCGAGCGCCGCGGCTCACGCGGCCCCGACACCGAGGCCGAACTGAAGTCCTGGCTGTACGCACTCGCCCGCT from Streptomyces sp. BA2 encodes:
- the disA gene encoding DNA integrity scanning diadenylate cyclase DisA, with the protein product MAANDRASAPGKPGGSSGAEGLMRASLSAVAPGTGLRDGLERILRGNTGGLIVLGWDKTVESMCTGGFILDVEFTATRLRELCKLDGGIVVDKDITKILRAGVQLVPDPTIPTEETGTRHRTADRVSKQVGYPIVSVSQSMRLIALYVDGQRKVLEDSAAILSRANQALATLERYKLRLDEVAGTLSALEIEDLVTVRDVTAVAQRLEMVRRIATEIAEYVVELGTDGRLLALQLDELIAGVEPERELVVRDYVPEPTAKRSRTVEEALFELDALSHAELLELPTVARALGYTGSPEALDSAVSPRGFRLLAKVPRLPGAIIDRLVEHFGGLQKLLAASVDDLQTVDGVGEARARSVREGLSRLAESSILERYV
- the radA gene encoding DNA repair protein RadA; the protein is MATRTKTGNTGKQRPSYRCTECGWQTAKWLGRCPECQAWGTVEEYGAPAVRTTAPGRVTSSALPIGEVDGRQATARSTGVAEFDRVLGGGLVPGAVALLAGEPGVGKSTLLLDVAAKSASEEHRTLYVTGEESASQVRLRADRIKAIHDHLYLAAETDLAAVLGHLDAVKPSLLILDSVQTIASPEIDGAPGGMAQVREVAGALIRASKERGMSTLLVGHVTKDGAIAGPRLLEHLVDVVLSFEGDRHARLRLVRGVKNRYGTTDEVGCFELHDEGITGLTDPSGLFLTRRTEAVPGTCLTVTLEGRRPLVAEVQALTVDSQIPSPRRTTSGLETSRVSMMLAVLEQRGRITALGKRDIYSATVGGVKLSEPAADLAIALALASAASDTPLPKNLVAIGEVGLAGEVRRVTGVQRRLAEAHRLGFTHALVPADPGKVPPGMKVTEVADMGDALRVLPRSRRREAPREDEERR